One Ricinus communis isolate WT05 ecotype wild-type chromosome 2, ASM1957865v1, whole genome shotgun sequence DNA segment encodes these proteins:
- the LOC107261061 gene encoding uncharacterized protein LOC107261061 → MREDEPARKEPKPEEIEPMRVEDKKKNLVKEYEPPIPYPTRLRQQKMPKYAKFLKEIMSNKRRLEDLGLVTLNEECSAILQNKLPVKRRDLGSFTVPNLIGELPISGALADLGASINLMPTSLFDKLDFIVMDMEGESIVPMILGRPFLATSMVVIDVCNRVDDKTITFDLATSMRHSLDHDDIIFSVDVSNDVVESHM, encoded by the exons atgcgggag GATGAGCCTGCTAGGAAGGAACCAAAACCTGAGGAGATAGAGCCTATGAGAGTTGaggacaagaagaagaatctAGTGAAGGAGTATGAGCCACCTATCCCGTATCCTACTCGACTGAGGCAGCAAAAG ATGCCAAAGTACGCAAAATTTCTGAAGGAGATTATGAGCAACAAGAGGAGACTGGAGGATTTGGGATTGGTGACCCTGAATGAGGAGTGCTCTGCCATTCTGCAAAACAAGCTGCCCGTTAAGAGGCGTGATCTAGGGAGTTTCACTGTACCCAATCTCATTGGTGAATTAcctattagtggtgcattaGCTGACTTAGGAGCTAGTATTAATTTGATGCCCACTAGCTTGTTTGATAAACTTG ATTTCATTgtaatggatatggagggtgagagTATTGTGCCAATGATCTTAggtagacctttccttgctACATCCATGGTCGTTATAGATGTTTGTAATAGGGTAGATGACAAGACTATCACCTTTGACTTAGCGACTTCCATGAGACATTCCCTAGACCatgatgatattattttttctgtgGATGTCTCAAATGATGTTGTTGAGTCTCATATGTAG